A portion of the Mesobacillus jeotgali genome contains these proteins:
- the mgrA gene encoding L-glyceraldehyde 3-phosphate reductase encodes MAYQPDRNRYETMTYNRCGNSGLKLPAISLGLWHNFGGQDTFENGRALIRRAFDLGITHFDLANNYGPPPGSAEENFGNILRKDFSGYRDEMVISTKAGYGMWAGPYGDWGSRKYLVSSLDQSLKRMGLDYVDIFYHHRPDPETPLAETMMALDHVVRQGKALYVGLSNYGVEETKQAISILKELGTPLLIHQPAYSMFNRWVEEGLTDLLQEEGVGSIAFVPLAQGLLTNRYLNGIPEDSRALKPNSFLNEGDVSEEVLRKVRELNEIARERGQSLAQMALAWVLREQKITSALIGASKVIQIEENVAALNRLDFSETELEMIDEILK; translated from the coding sequence ATGGCTTATCAACCAGACAGAAATCGCTATGAAACAATGACATATAACCGGTGCGGCAATTCAGGTCTTAAGCTGCCGGCAATTTCCCTGGGCCTTTGGCACAATTTCGGCGGCCAGGATACTTTTGAGAATGGCCGAGCATTAATCAGAAGAGCTTTTGATCTTGGCATCACACATTTCGATCTTGCGAATAATTATGGTCCCCCACCAGGATCAGCAGAGGAGAACTTTGGCAATATTCTTAGGAAGGATTTTTCAGGATACCGAGATGAAATGGTCATTTCAACAAAAGCAGGATATGGCATGTGGGCGGGTCCGTATGGTGACTGGGGTTCAAGAAAGTACCTCGTATCCAGCCTGGATCAGAGCCTGAAAAGGATGGGACTTGATTATGTGGATATCTTCTACCATCACAGGCCTGACCCGGAAACTCCATTAGCAGAAACCATGATGGCACTTGACCATGTTGTCAGACAAGGAAAGGCCTTATATGTAGGACTGTCTAATTATGGCGTAGAGGAAACAAAGCAGGCAATCAGTATTTTAAAAGAGCTGGGGACTCCATTGCTCATCCACCAGCCTGCTTACTCTATGTTTAATAGATGGGTAGAAGAGGGCCTTACGGATTTGCTTCAAGAAGAAGGCGTCGGATCCATCGCATTTGTTCCATTGGCACAAGGGTTGCTGACCAATAGATACTTAAATGGAATTCCGGAAGATTCGAGAGCTTTGAAGCCAAACAGCTTCTTGAACGAAGGGGATGTATCTGAGGAGGTCCTTAGAAAGGTAAGAGAGTTAAATGAGATTGCCCGGGAACGAGGGCAGTCACTAGCCCAGATGGCACTTGCCTGGGTACTCAGGGAACAGAAAATCACCTCAGCACTCATCGGTGCAAGCAAAGTGATCCAAATTGAAGAAAACGTCGCTGCGCTGAACCGTCTTGATTTTAGTGAGACCGAATTGGAAATGATTGATGAAATTCTAAAATAG
- a CDS encoding ABC transporter ATP-binding protein, protein MISFESVSKKYDDGTFAVKNFNLHINEGELLVLIGPSGSGKTTTLKMINRLIPLTEGYIKIKDKMISDYDIHELRWDIGYVLQQIALFPHMTIEENIAVVPEMKKWEQKKINHRIDELLHMVGLEPETYRKRMPHELSGGQQQRIGVARALAANPPIILMDEPFSALDPISREKLQDDLIELQNTIKKTIVFVTHDMKEAMKLGDRICLMRNGEIVQTGTREELLQQPANEFVRDFVGSNHVQAKMVDISKGIKPVIPDEPYNLPVIASRVSVNEILALLSDHEQIAVKEMDEIIGTIDRQGIIRLLSGQMEGIK, encoded by the coding sequence GTGATCAGTTTTGAAAGTGTGTCAAAGAAATATGATGATGGAACTTTTGCTGTGAAGAATTTTAATTTACATATCAACGAAGGGGAGTTGCTTGTCCTGATTGGTCCAAGCGGCTCCGGCAAAACGACAACTTTAAAAATGATCAATCGGCTGATTCCGCTTACGGAAGGCTACATTAAGATCAAGGATAAGATGATCAGTGACTATGATATTCACGAGTTGCGCTGGGATATTGGATACGTGCTTCAGCAAATCGCCCTTTTTCCTCATATGACGATTGAAGAGAATATTGCTGTTGTCCCGGAAATGAAGAAATGGGAGCAGAAAAAAATCAATCATCGTATCGATGAATTGCTTCATATGGTCGGACTTGAACCGGAAACTTACCGCAAAAGGATGCCCCATGAATTATCGGGAGGCCAGCAGCAGAGGATCGGAGTGGCCAGGGCGCTGGCTGCCAATCCGCCGATTATTTTAATGGATGAACCCTTTAGTGCCCTGGATCCCATCAGCAGGGAAAAGCTTCAGGATGATTTGATTGAATTGCAAAACACTATCAAGAAAACGATTGTATTTGTCACACATGATATGAAGGAAGCAATGAAACTAGGAGACAGGATTTGCCTGATGAGGAATGGGGAAATCGTCCAGACAGGAACCCGGGAAGAGCTGTTGCAACAGCCTGCGAATGAATTCGTGCGTGATTTTGTCGGGAGTAATCATGTTCAGGCGAAGATGGTCGATATCAGTAAAGGCATCAAGCCCGTAATCCCAGACGAACCGTATAATCTTCCTGTGATTGCCTCACGTGTGTCTGTAAATGAAATTCTGGCTTTATTAAGTGATCATGAGCAGATTGCAGTGAAAGAGATGGACGAAATAATTGGCACGATAGACCGGCAGGGAATAATCAGGTTGTTATCTGGTCAGATGGAGGGAATAAAATGA
- the opuFB gene encoding osmoprotectant update ABC transporter permease/substrate-binding subunit OpuFB (The ABC transporter OpuF is widely distributed in Bacillus species other than B. subtilis. OpuFA is the ATP-binding subunit, while OpuFB is a fusion of permease and substrate-binding subunits.), producing the protein MNSWTSTFTDRKDELLSALLEHIQISFIALFFAVLIAIPLGIFLTRRRQISEGIIGITAVLQTIPSLALLGLLIPLFGIGKVPAIIALVAYALLPILRNTYTGINEVDSTLIEAARGMGMNSTRRLMKVELPLAMPVIMAGIRTAMVLIVGTATIAALIGAGGLGDLILLGIDRNNTALIVLGAIPAALLAILFDLVLRRFETVSFKKSLITMGTILLAVLVMMAVPFIGGKDEEELVIAGKLGSEPEILINMYKLLIEEETDHSVVLKPGLGKTSFVFTALKNGDIDIYPEFTGTAISEFLKETASSTNREEVYLQAKEGMRREFGMEMLQPMDYNNTYALAVPEQLANENALKTISDLKPIESSLKAGFTLEFSDREDGYKGIQKLYGLNLPSLITMEPKLRYRAIKNGEINLVDAYSTDSELQRYGLVVLEDDMNLFPPYQGAPLLRAETAEKYPEIADALNKLAGKITDDEMRKMNYQVNVEGKSPEETAREYLRKAGLIE; encoded by the coding sequence ATGAATAGCTGGACTTCCACTTTTACAGATAGAAAAGATGAGCTGTTAAGTGCCCTTCTTGAACATATCCAGATTTCCTTCATTGCACTGTTCTTTGCTGTCTTAATCGCTATTCCTCTCGGGATTTTCCTGACAAGGAGGAGGCAGATATCAGAAGGGATCATCGGAATCACCGCCGTTCTCCAGACCATACCATCACTTGCGTTGCTCGGATTGCTGATCCCGTTATTCGGCATTGGAAAAGTACCGGCCATCATAGCCCTTGTGGCTTATGCGCTGCTGCCGATATTAAGAAATACATATACAGGAATCAATGAGGTAGATTCAACTTTAATCGAGGCCGCCCGTGGCATGGGTATGAACAGCACGCGGCGTTTAATGAAAGTTGAACTTCCTTTGGCGATGCCAGTCATTATGGCTGGAATCAGGACGGCAATGGTCTTGATAGTCGGGACGGCAACGATTGCTGCCCTGATTGGGGCGGGTGGATTGGGGGATCTTATCCTTCTTGGAATCGACCGGAATAATACAGCGTTAATTGTTCTTGGTGCAATCCCAGCTGCCTTGCTGGCCATCTTGTTCGACCTTGTGCTTAGAAGATTCGAAACGGTTTCCTTTAAAAAATCTCTCATTACTATGGGAACGATTTTATTGGCGGTACTTGTCATGATGGCTGTTCCTTTCATAGGAGGGAAAGATGAAGAGGAGCTTGTCATAGCAGGAAAGCTGGGATCCGAGCCGGAAATATTAATCAATATGTACAAGCTTCTGATAGAGGAAGAAACGGATCATTCCGTGGTGCTAAAACCCGGATTGGGAAAAACATCTTTTGTTTTCACAGCATTGAAGAACGGTGATATTGATATATATCCTGAATTCACAGGCACGGCCATCTCTGAATTTTTAAAAGAAACGGCAAGCAGCACAAATAGGGAAGAAGTATACCTGCAGGCAAAAGAAGGAATGAGAAGAGAGTTTGGCATGGAAATGCTTCAGCCAATGGACTATAACAACACATATGCGCTGGCAGTTCCAGAACAGCTTGCTAATGAAAATGCCTTGAAAACCATCTCTGACTTAAAGCCGATAGAATCCTCTCTAAAAGCAGGATTCACCCTGGAGTTTTCAGACCGGGAAGATGGCTACAAAGGAATCCAAAAACTCTATGGCCTGAACCTGCCAAGTTTGATTACCATGGAGCCAAAGCTAAGGTACCGAGCGATCAAGAATGGTGAAATAAACCTTGTCGATGCCTACTCGACAGATAGCGAGCTTCAGAGATATGGCCTGGTCGTGCTCGAAGACGATATGAACTTATTTCCGCCATATCAGGGGGCCCCTCTGTTAAGAGCAGAAACAGCAGAAAAATATCCCGAAATCGCTGATGCCCTCAACAAGCTTGCCGGTAAAATCACGGACGATGAAATGAGGAAAATGAATTACCAGGTGAATGTAGAAGGAAAATCTCCTGAAGAAACAGCCAGGGAGTATTTAAGGAAAGCGGGATTGATTGAATAA